One Streptomyces sp. NBC_00554 DNA segment encodes these proteins:
- a CDS encoding aldehyde dehydrogenase family protein, whose protein sequence is MTEEQRLFIGGSWVVPDHGFYEVTDPASEGVVGLAPEASREQVRAAAAAAREAFGPWSRTPAEERAAVLERAAGIIRRNLVPYAELAQAESGATTGTARAMQVGVGMARFHRYARIEPVEQPLPPQINEAGPFGGAAVMGALAVRQPVGVVTCITSYNNPWANPAGKIAPALAMGNTVVVKPAPQDPLSVYRMAEALEAAGVPPGVVNVVSGTGPEVGEAAVDSPDVDMVSFTGSTAVGQRIAEVCGRGMKRQLMELGGKGAAVVFDDADLESAVSGIGTTFSFYSGQICTAPTRVLVQRGVHDRLVEQLAAYAGHLKVGDPREPGTVVGPVISAAHRDRVESYVELGRKEGARVVAGGQRPPYERGFYVAPTLLADCTPDMRVVREEIFGPVVVVVPFGDEEEGIALANDSDYGLIDYVWSGDVARAFRVARRLRAGGVGVNTVGRNMEAPFGGFKKSGVGRDVGSYALHAYSEVQAIVWPG, encoded by the coding sequence GTGACCGAGGAGCAGCGGTTGTTCATCGGCGGCTCGTGGGTGGTGCCCGACCACGGGTTCTACGAGGTGACCGACCCGGCGAGCGAGGGTGTCGTCGGGCTGGCGCCGGAGGCCTCGCGGGAGCAGGTGCGGGCGGCCGCCGCCGCGGCCCGCGAGGCCTTCGGGCCGTGGTCCCGTACACCTGCCGAGGAACGCGCCGCCGTCCTCGAAAGGGCCGCCGGGATCATCCGGCGCAACCTCGTTCCGTACGCCGAACTCGCCCAGGCCGAGAGTGGCGCCACCACCGGGACGGCGCGCGCGATGCAGGTGGGCGTGGGCATGGCCCGCTTCCACCGCTACGCGCGCATCGAACCCGTCGAGCAGCCGCTGCCGCCGCAGATCAACGAGGCCGGGCCCTTCGGTGGAGCGGCCGTGATGGGCGCCCTGGCCGTACGCCAGCCCGTAGGCGTCGTCACCTGCATCACCTCCTACAACAACCCCTGGGCCAACCCGGCCGGCAAGATCGCCCCCGCTCTCGCCATGGGCAACACGGTGGTCGTGAAGCCCGCCCCGCAGGACCCCCTCTCCGTGTACCGGATGGCGGAGGCCCTGGAGGCGGCGGGTGTCCCGCCCGGGGTCGTGAACGTGGTGAGCGGTACGGGGCCGGAGGTCGGCGAGGCCGCGGTCGACTCCCCGGACGTCGACATGGTCAGCTTCACCGGATCGACCGCCGTCGGGCAGCGCATCGCCGAGGTGTGCGGGCGCGGGATGAAGCGGCAGCTGATGGAGCTGGGCGGCAAGGGCGCGGCGGTCGTCTTCGACGACGCCGACCTGGAGTCGGCGGTGTCGGGGATCGGGACGACGTTCTCCTTCTACAGCGGGCAGATCTGCACGGCGCCGACGCGGGTGCTGGTGCAGCGTGGCGTGCACGACCGGCTGGTCGAGCAACTCGCCGCGTACGCCGGTCATTTGAAGGTCGGGGATCCGCGGGAGCCGGGCACGGTCGTCGGCCCGGTCATCTCCGCGGCCCATCGCGACCGGGTCGAGTCGTACGTCGAACTCGGCCGGAAGGAAGGGGCGCGGGTGGTCGCGGGCGGTCAACGGCCGCCGTACGAGCGCGGGTTCTACGTCGCCCCCACCCTCCTCGCCGACTGCACCCCGGACATGCGGGTGGTCCGCGAGGAGATCTTCGGCCCTGTCGTCGTGGTCGTCCCCTTCGGCGACGAGGAGGAGGGCATCGCCCTCGCCAACGACAGCGACTACGGCCTCATCGACTACGTCTGGTCCGGCGACGTCGCCCGCGCCTTCCGCGTCGCCCGGCGGCTCCGCGCAGGCGGGGTCGGCGTCAACACCGTCGGCCGCAACATGGAGGCACCGTTCGGCGGCTTCAAGAAGAGCGGGGTCGGGCGGGACGTGGGGTCGTACGCCCTGCACGCGTACAGCGAGGTGCAGGCGATCGTGTGGCCGGGGTGA
- a CDS encoding SDR family oxidoreductase, whose amino-acid sequence MSEQSTSSPTLRVAVVTGGSRGIGRETAERLAADGFAVVVNYAGNEAEADKAVAAITEKGGQAVAVRADVADESEVAALFDAAENTYGGVDVVVHAAGVMALAPLVDLDLDALDRMHRTNIRGTFVVDQQAARRLRAGGAIINFSSSVLALAIPGYSAYAATKGAVEAVTLILAREMRGRDITVNAVAPGPTATALFLDGKDEETIARMAAQPPLERLGTPEDIAGVVSFLAGPAGRWVNGQVLRANGGIA is encoded by the coding sequence ATGAGTGAGCAGTCCACCAGCAGTCCTACCCTCCGTGTCGCCGTCGTCACCGGTGGTTCGCGTGGGATCGGCCGTGAGACCGCCGAGCGCCTCGCCGCCGACGGATTTGCCGTCGTCGTCAATTACGCGGGCAATGAGGCCGAGGCCGACAAGGCCGTCGCCGCGATCACCGAGAAGGGCGGGCAGGCGGTCGCCGTCCGTGCCGATGTGGCCGACGAGAGCGAGGTCGCGGCCCTCTTCGACGCGGCGGAGAACACGTACGGCGGGGTCGACGTCGTCGTCCACGCGGCGGGTGTCATGGCGCTGGCCCCGCTCGTCGACCTCGACCTCGACGCCCTCGACCGGATGCACCGCACCAACATCCGCGGCACCTTCGTCGTCGACCAGCAGGCCGCGCGCCGGCTGCGCGCGGGCGGCGCGATCATCAACTTCTCCAGCTCCGTGCTGGCGCTCGCGATCCCCGGATACAGCGCGTACGCCGCCACCAAGGGCGCCGTCGAGGCCGTCACCCTGATCCTCGCCCGCGAGATGCGCGGCCGGGACATCACCGTCAACGCGGTGGCCCCCGGCCCGACCGCCACCGCCCTGTTCCTGGACGGCAAGGACGAGGAGACCATCGCGCGGATGGCCGCCCAGCCGCCGCTGGAGCGCCTCGGCACCCCCGAGGACATCGCCGGGGTCGTCTCCTTCCTCGCCGGTCCTGCCGGCCGCTGGGTCAACGGCCAGGTCCTCCGGGCCAACGGCGGCATCGCTTAA
- a CDS encoding SDR family NAD(P)-dependent oxidoreductase yields the protein MSKVIVITGAGSGFGALSARALARAGHTVYAAMRDITGRNADRVKEAEAYAAEHQVDLRTVELDVLSQESADAAVATILAEAGRLDVLVHNAGHMVTGPTEAFTPEELAAVYDTNVLGTQRVNRAALPHLRAQGHGLVLWVGSTSTRGGTPPYLAPYFAAKAAMDSLAVSYAAELARFDIETTIVVPGSFTSGTNHFATGGHPAEQTVIPAYEERYAGLMDQVSQRLAALAPADADVSQVADAIVGIVDTPHGERPFRVHIDPANDGSEEVSRVADRIRAEFLKRIGLEDLLAPHQGV from the coding sequence ATGAGCAAGGTCATCGTCATCACCGGCGCCGGGTCCGGCTTCGGCGCCCTCTCCGCCCGCGCACTCGCCCGAGCAGGGCACACCGTCTACGCCGCGATGCGTGACATAACCGGCCGCAACGCGGACCGGGTCAAGGAGGCCGAGGCGTACGCCGCCGAGCACCAGGTGGACCTGCGTACGGTCGAACTGGACGTCCTCTCCCAGGAGTCGGCCGACGCCGCCGTCGCCACGATCCTCGCCGAGGCGGGCCGCCTGGACGTGCTCGTGCACAACGCGGGCCACATGGTGACCGGCCCCACCGAGGCCTTCACGCCGGAAGAGCTCGCCGCGGTGTACGACACGAACGTGCTCGGCACCCAGCGGGTCAACCGGGCCGCACTGCCGCACCTGCGGGCACAGGGCCACGGCCTGGTGCTGTGGGTCGGCTCCACGTCGACGAGGGGCGGCACCCCGCCGTACCTCGCCCCCTACTTCGCAGCGAAGGCCGCGATGGACTCGCTCGCGGTGTCGTACGCCGCCGAGCTCGCCCGCTTCGACATCGAGACCACCATCGTCGTGCCGGGCTCCTTCACCTCCGGCACCAACCACTTCGCCACCGGCGGACACCCCGCCGAGCAGACCGTCATCCCCGCGTACGAGGAGCGCTACGCGGGCCTGATGGACCAGGTCTCCCAGCGCCTCGCCGCCCTCGCGCCCGCCGACGCGGACGTGTCCCAGGTGGCCGACGCGATCGTCGGGATCGTCGACACCCCGCACGGCGAGCGGCCCTTCCGGGTCCACATCGACCCGGCGAACGACGGCTCCGAAGAGGTCAGCCGGGTCGCGGACCGCATCCGCGCCGAGTTCCTGAAGCGGATCGGCCTGGAAGACCTCCTCGCCCCCCATCAGGGGGTCTGA
- a CDS encoding TetR/AcrR family transcriptional regulator produces the protein MSTKARILEVAAALVAESPDGDVSTRAVCEAAGVGAPALYRHFGDKEGLLSAVVDHGWDKYLATKRHRDPGTDPVQDLRDGWDTHTEFALQNPNLYRLMNSPAMRTPPAAALEAHQILTSDLQRAAEQGRLRLAPELAAQIIMSANVGIALMLVSRPATFTDKTVSRRVRDAVHAVVFTPEVMASNESPEAEQEVRVPATAARLSALLSQSTPPGLTPAETTLLTEWLNRLSNE, from the coding sequence GTGAGTACGAAAGCGCGCATTCTCGAAGTGGCGGCCGCGCTGGTCGCCGAGTCCCCGGACGGGGATGTCTCGACCCGGGCGGTCTGCGAGGCCGCCGGGGTCGGCGCCCCGGCGCTCTACCGCCACTTCGGGGACAAGGAGGGCCTGCTGTCGGCGGTCGTCGACCACGGCTGGGACAAGTACCTGGCGACCAAACGCCACCGCGACCCCGGCACGGACCCCGTCCAGGACCTGCGCGACGGCTGGGACACCCACACCGAGTTCGCCCTCCAGAACCCGAACCTCTACCGCCTGATGAACTCCCCGGCGATGCGCACACCCCCGGCCGCGGCCCTGGAAGCCCACCAGATCCTCACCTCGGACCTCCAACGCGCCGCCGAGCAGGGCAGGTTGCGCCTCGCCCCGGAACTCGCCGCCCAGATAATCATGTCCGCCAACGTCGGCATCGCCCTGATGCTGGTCTCGCGCCCGGCGACCTTCACCGACAAGACGGTGTCGCGGCGGGTACGGGACGCGGTGCATGCGGTGGTCTTCACACCGGAGGTGATGGCCTCGAACGAGTCGCCCGAGGCCGAACAGGAGGTACGGGTCCCCGCCACGGCCGCCCGCCTCAGCGCCCTCCTGAGCCAGTCCACGCCCCCGGGCCTCACCCCCGCCGAAACGACTCTCCTCACAGAGTGGCTGAACCGCCTCTCGAACGAGTGA
- a CDS encoding 4-hydroxybenzoate 3-monooxygenase: MVVLGAGPAGLVLGNILVDRGIDCVVLERAERTHVQTRARAGFLAANTVRILERHGLAEGLHRNGRIHSTCEFRTEDGRFRLDYSGLGERERHTVYPQQELVTDLLARFLERGGQIRFGTEALAVRDADTERPEVAVREADGRVGLWRARYVAGCDGRHGAARRSLPAGTVRHHRDHGVTWLGLLAEAPPSLDAVGYAVHERGFAGHMARTSEVTRYYLQCERGTPADTWSEERIWDELELRMRAREYGPLRRGRVVQRSVVDLESDVLEPLRHGALFLAGDAAGLISPSAAKGANLAVLEAAVLADALTDDLTAGDPRGLDAYSARCLTHIWRAQEFSHWMIGLLHGPSGADGESLFHNSLRRSRLTSLRTSRSHQDWFAEHYVGV, translated from the coding sequence GTGGTCGTCCTCGGGGCCGGGCCGGCCGGGCTCGTGCTCGGCAACATCCTCGTGGACCGGGGGATCGACTGCGTCGTCCTGGAGCGGGCCGAGCGCACGCATGTGCAGACGCGGGCACGTGCCGGGTTCCTGGCCGCCAACACCGTACGGATCCTGGAACGGCACGGTCTCGCCGAGGGGCTGCATAGGAACGGGCGGATCCACAGCACCTGCGAGTTCCGTACCGAGGACGGCCGGTTCCGGCTGGACTACAGCGGGCTCGGGGAGCGCGAGCGGCACACCGTCTACCCCCAACAGGAGCTGGTGACCGACCTGTTGGCGCGGTTCCTGGAACGCGGCGGACAGATCCGTTTCGGCACCGAGGCCCTGGCCGTACGCGACGCCGACACCGAGCGGCCCGAGGTGGCCGTGCGCGAGGCCGACGGGCGGGTCGGCCTGTGGCGGGCGCGGTACGTGGCCGGTTGCGACGGGCGGCACGGCGCGGCCCGGCGTTCACTGCCGGCCGGAACGGTTCGCCACCACCGCGATCACGGCGTGACCTGGCTCGGTCTGCTCGCCGAGGCGCCGCCCAGTCTGGACGCCGTCGGGTACGCGGTGCACGAGCGCGGGTTCGCCGGGCACATGGCCCGCACCAGCGAGGTCACCCGCTACTACCTGCAGTGCGAGCGCGGCACCCCGGCCGACACCTGGTCCGAGGAGCGGATCTGGGACGAGCTGGAGCTGCGGATGCGCGCGCGGGAGTACGGCCCGCTGCGCCGCGGGCGCGTCGTGCAGCGTTCCGTCGTAGACCTTGAGTCCGACGTGCTCGAACCGCTGCGCCACGGCGCGCTGTTCCTCGCGGGCGACGCCGCAGGTCTGATCAGCCCGTCCGCCGCGAAGGGCGCCAATCTCGCGGTCCTCGAAGCGGCGGTCCTTGCCGACGCCCTGACCGACGACCTCACTGCCGGGGACCCCCGGGGTCTCGACGCCTACTCGGCGCGGTGCCTGACGCACATCTGGCGTGCGCAGGAGTTCTCGCACTGGATGATCGGGCTGCTGCACGGCCCGTCCGGCGCGGACGGCGAGTCGCTGTTCCACAACTCCCTGCGCCGCTCCCGTCTCACCTCGCTGCGCACCTCGCGCAGCCACCAGGACTGGTTCGCCGAGCACTACGTCGGCGTATAG
- a CDS encoding methyltransferase, with protein sequence MITALSGDTSRLRATVDFVKEQDTATLLRLLLPGLDGPELRALVERCDFSHAALLVFPPDEAALDATLADCGLVADAPPRPSVVVRERLAVRHKRCAAELDVGILRPAVECLDGARRWVEVFALTVPPGADLDTVAAHERERQHEAHVAFEVEAPDPLVLRGLCAVFGRYGATPDGGGYNPHENGTVFYFTAPAEAKTGYRRVELYVPGDHRDVLAAHLDEHRERQPAETLLRLLTGAWTTQALAAFARLGVADAMDEERGVGLAELARDVGARAPNLATLLRYLTMLGVVSEDRDGFRLTDTGALLRADTEGSMRALALMYGGPFYESFAGLDHTVRTGQVAFEQRFGENHFDHFARDPELAELFDRSMAAGSRMFDPLPTHPVLNAAAEGATVVDIAGGNGELLGRILSAHPRLHGVLLERPHTVEAARRLLGAAGHTERCTFRAGDFADVPAGGDVYVLSRVLHDWDDERCREILRHCARAMPDTADLLVVERVLPADGSASLATAWDLHMMCNVGGRERRADHYARLFADAGLTLVGRAPLPLDGSVLHVRRTGAVNTGSE encoded by the coding sequence ATGATCACGGCATTGTCGGGCGATACGTCCCGCCTGCGCGCGACGGTCGACTTCGTCAAGGAACAGGACACCGCCACGCTGCTCCGGCTGCTGCTCCCCGGGCTCGACGGCCCGGAGCTGCGGGCCCTGGTGGAGCGCTGCGACTTCTCGCACGCGGCGCTGCTCGTCTTCCCGCCCGACGAGGCGGCGCTGGACGCCACGCTTGCCGACTGCGGGCTCGTCGCTGACGCGCCGCCGCGGCCGAGCGTCGTCGTGCGCGAGCGTCTCGCCGTACGGCACAAGAGGTGTGCGGCGGAGCTCGACGTCGGCATTCTGCGCCCCGCGGTGGAGTGCCTGGACGGGGCGCGGCGCTGGGTCGAGGTGTTCGCGCTGACCGTGCCGCCGGGGGCTGACCTCGACACGGTCGCCGCGCACGAGCGGGAGCGGCAGCACGAGGCGCATGTCGCCTTCGAGGTCGAGGCACCGGACCCGTTGGTGCTGCGCGGCCTGTGCGCGGTCTTCGGACGGTACGGCGCCACCCCCGACGGCGGCGGCTACAACCCGCACGAGAACGGCACGGTGTTCTACTTCACCGCGCCCGCCGAGGCCAAGACCGGGTACCGGCGCGTGGAGCTGTACGTCCCCGGCGACCACCGCGACGTCCTCGCCGCCCACCTCGACGAGCACCGTGAGCGGCAGCCCGCCGAGACCCTGCTGCGCCTGCTGACCGGGGCGTGGACGACGCAGGCCCTGGCCGCGTTCGCGCGCCTCGGGGTGGCCGACGCGATGGACGAGGAGCGGGGCGTCGGCCTGGCGGAACTGGCGCGGGACGTCGGTGCCCGCGCGCCGAACCTGGCCACCCTGCTGCGCTACCTCACCATGCTCGGCGTGGTGAGCGAGGACCGCGACGGTTTCCGGCTCACGGACACCGGCGCCCTGCTCCGCGCGGACACCGAAGGGTCGATGCGAGCGCTGGCGCTGATGTACGGGGGACCGTTCTACGAGTCCTTCGCCGGGCTCGATCACACCGTGCGCACCGGACAGGTCGCCTTCGAGCAGCGCTTCGGCGAGAACCACTTCGACCACTTCGCCCGCGATCCCGAACTCGCCGAACTCTTCGACCGGTCGATGGCCGCCGGTTCACGGATGTTCGACCCGCTGCCCACCCACCCGGTCCTCAACGCGGCGGCCGAAGGGGCCACCGTGGTCGACATCGCGGGTGGCAACGGGGAGTTGCTCGGCCGAATCCTTTCCGCGCACCCCCGCCTGCACGGCGTACTCCTTGAGCGCCCGCACACCGTCGAGGCCGCCCGCCGCCTCCTCGGTGCGGCCGGCCACACGGAACGGTGCACCTTCCGGGCCGGTGATTTCGCGGACGTACCCGCGGGCGGCGACGTCTACGTCCTGTCGCGCGTCCTGCACGACTGGGACGACGAACGCTGCCGCGAGATCCTGCGCCACTGCGCCCGCGCGATGCCCGACACCGCCGACCTGCTCGTCGTCGAACGCGTCCTGCCCGCCGACGGTTCGGCCTCGCTGGCCACGGCCTGGGACCTGCACATGATGTGCAACGTCGGCGGCCGCGAACGGCGCGCCGACCACTACGCCCGGCTGTTCGCCGATGCGGGCCTCACCCTGGTGGGCCGGGCACCGCTGCCCCTGGACGGCAGCGTGCTGCACGTCCGCAGGACCGGGGCGGTGAACACCGGATCCGAGTAG